A portion of the Rhodococcus pseudokoreensis genome contains these proteins:
- a CDS encoding dynamin family protein, with amino-acid sequence MTAAPLHEARALIASARQLYAGRPEIRDQLTECARRLEQPLRVALAGSLKAGKSTLLNSLVGQDIAPTDATECTRVVTWYRSGSTPTVTAWYQPDPGTGGQRSANVPVLRRDGHLTFDLGHLTADQVDRLDVEWPSSALAHTTIIDTPGTSSLSRDVSARTLEMLTPDNEASGADAVVYLLRTLNATDVQFLGQIGDHVGDESGPLGVVGVVSRADEVGAGRLDAMMSAKEVASRFAGELERTGLCQAVVPVAGLLALGARTMRQAEFTAFQHLAEVPVDDLNLAMLSADRFAREDSPLPVDARMRAQLADRFGLFGIRMAVTLIRLGTKDSPTLAAELVERSGLDELRQVIDIQFGQRADQLKTHSALVALKRVLTAHPVPGAGEILMSAERLLSDVHGFQELRLLGRLRSTEVGLPADDVAELQRLIGGFGIQIPERLGTDGDDSVELQRMRALAAVRKWRERARHPLLDQFTARACTVAARSAEGVLEELNTVRL; translated from the coding sequence ATGACCGCCGCTCCGCTCCACGAGGCCCGGGCACTCATCGCGTCCGCCCGGCAGTTGTACGCGGGCCGCCCCGAGATCCGGGATCAGCTGACCGAATGCGCCCGGCGACTCGAACAACCGCTGCGGGTGGCGCTGGCGGGTTCGCTGAAGGCCGGCAAGTCCACGCTGCTCAATTCCCTGGTGGGGCAGGACATCGCCCCCACCGACGCCACCGAGTGCACCCGCGTCGTCACCTGGTACCGGAGCGGGTCGACGCCCACCGTGACGGCCTGGTACCAGCCCGACCCGGGCACCGGCGGCCAGCGTTCGGCGAACGTCCCGGTGCTGCGCCGCGACGGACATCTCACATTCGACCTCGGTCACCTCACCGCCGACCAGGTGGACCGCCTCGACGTGGAGTGGCCGTCGTCCGCGCTGGCGCACACGACGATCATCGACACCCCGGGCACGTCCTCGCTGTCCCGGGACGTCTCGGCCCGCACCCTCGAGATGCTCACCCCGGACAACGAGGCGTCCGGCGCCGACGCCGTGGTCTACCTGCTGCGCACGCTCAACGCGACCGACGTCCAGTTCCTCGGTCAGATCGGCGACCACGTCGGCGACGAATCGGGACCGCTCGGTGTGGTCGGGGTCGTGTCCCGGGCCGACGAGGTGGGTGCCGGACGCCTGGACGCCATGATGTCGGCGAAGGAGGTGGCGTCCCGGTTTGCCGGCGAACTCGAGCGCACCGGGCTGTGCCAGGCCGTCGTCCCCGTCGCGGGTCTGCTGGCGCTCGGGGCCCGCACGATGCGCCAGGCCGAGTTCACGGCGTTCCAGCATCTCGCCGAGGTGCCGGTGGACGATCTGAACCTGGCGATGCTCTCGGCCGACCGGTTCGCACGGGAGGACAGCCCGCTTCCCGTGGACGCCCGGATGCGGGCCCAGCTGGCAGACCGCTTCGGGCTCTTCGGGATCCGGATGGCCGTCACCCTGATCCGGCTGGGCACCAAGGACTCGCCGACGCTGGCGGCCGAACTGGTGGAACGCAGCGGGCTCGACGAACTGCGTCAGGTGATCGACATCCAGTTCGGGCAGCGGGCCGATCAGTTGAAGACCCACTCGGCGCTCGTCGCACTCAAGCGGGTCCTCACGGCGCATCCGGTGCCGGGGGCGGGCGAGATCCTGATGTCGGCCGAACGACTGCTGTCCGACGTGCACGGCTTCCAGGAACTGCGACTGCTCGGGCGGCTGCGGTCCACCGAGGTGGGGCTGCCCGCCGACGACGTCGCCGAACTGCAACGCCTGATCGGCGGTTTCGGAATCCAGATCCCGGAACGACTGGGCACCGACGGCGACGACTCCGTGGAGTTGCAGCGGATGCGGGCGCTCGCCGCGGTGCGGAAGTGGCGTGAACGCGCACGGCACCCGTTGCTCGACCAGTTCACGGCGCGGGCCTGCACCGTCGCGGCCCGCAGCGCGGAAGGTGTTCTGGAGGAACTGAACACCGTCCGCCTGTAG
- a CDS encoding dynamin family protein has protein sequence MDSAAAEKSPARSQSMTALLEQALDVAKRFGRGDLAQRLDSARSRVQDPRMRIVVVGPLKQGKSQFVNSLLNLTVCSVGDDETTAIPTVVQNAETASAELVLADPGADPIRVPLPLDELNGITPASPRAGGREVLRVEVNVPSPLLADGLVLVDTPGVGGAGNPHAASTLGLIPASDAVFVLSDASQEFTEPELGFIRQVTSLCPSVACLISKTDLYPHWREIVEADRGHLARAGLDVPLIPISSVLRSHALRLQDEELNTESGFVELYAFLRDRVVARAEANTRRAVSLDVSSAAEHLTLGIGSELAALRDPAKGVAAVAELQKAKAAAEELHKKTSLWQQTLGDGIADLAADIDHDLRDRLRRVTREAEETVDEGDPGKDWDALGQWLEQEFATAIGDNFVWAHDRALWLAEVVAQHFAETGSVELPHLDVADVDGVLEPVASLADLEAGRIGITQKVLVGMRGSYGGVLMFGLITTMMGMALVNPISIGAGVLLGTKAYREDRESRILKRRAEAKTAIRRFADDASFQVGKESKDRLRSIQRLLRDHFTAIAEQALRSINESLRAAQEAANLESTERTRRIAQLEKDLHVASELKQQAAQLVAGDAGAVTA, from the coding sequence ATGGACAGTGCAGCCGCCGAGAAGAGTCCAGCCCGGTCGCAGTCGATGACGGCACTGCTCGAGCAGGCCCTGGACGTGGCGAAGCGGTTCGGTCGCGGCGACCTGGCGCAGCGCCTCGATTCGGCCCGCAGCCGGGTGCAGGACCCGCGGATGCGGATCGTGGTGGTCGGGCCGCTCAAGCAGGGGAAGAGCCAGTTCGTGAATTCCCTTCTCAATCTCACCGTGTGCTCGGTGGGCGACGACGAGACCACGGCGATCCCCACCGTCGTCCAGAACGCGGAGACCGCGTCGGCGGAACTGGTCCTCGCCGATCCGGGGGCCGACCCGATCCGGGTGCCGCTGCCGCTCGACGAGCTGAACGGCATCACCCCGGCCTCGCCCCGAGCCGGAGGCCGGGAGGTGCTGCGGGTGGAGGTCAACGTCCCGAGCCCGCTGCTCGCCGACGGGCTGGTCCTGGTCGACACCCCCGGGGTCGGCGGCGCGGGCAACCCGCACGCCGCGAGCACGCTCGGTCTGATTCCGGCGTCGGACGCCGTGTTCGTCCTCTCCGACGCCAGCCAGGAATTCACCGAGCCGGAACTCGGTTTCATCCGCCAGGTCACGAGCCTGTGCCCGTCGGTGGCCTGCCTGATCAGCAAGACCGACCTGTACCCGCACTGGCGCGAGATCGTCGAGGCCGATCGCGGGCACCTCGCACGCGCCGGTCTGGATGTTCCCCTGATCCCGATCTCCTCGGTGTTGCGTTCGCATGCGCTGCGACTGCAGGACGAGGAACTCAACACCGAATCCGGTTTCGTCGAGCTGTACGCATTTCTGCGCGACCGGGTGGTGGCGCGTGCGGAGGCGAACACCCGCCGGGCCGTGTCGCTGGACGTGTCGTCGGCTGCTGAGCATCTGACCCTGGGGATCGGCAGTGAGCTTGCCGCCCTGCGTGATCCGGCGAAGGGCGTCGCAGCGGTCGCGGAACTGCAGAAGGCGAAGGCCGCCGCGGAGGAACTGCACAAGAAGACGTCGCTGTGGCAGCAGACGCTCGGCGACGGCATCGCCGACCTGGCCGCGGACATCGACCACGACCTGCGGGACCGGTTGCGCCGCGTCACCCGGGAGGCGGAGGAGACCGTCGACGAGGGCGATCCCGGCAAGGACTGGGACGCGCTGGGGCAGTGGCTCGAGCAGGAGTTCGCCACCGCGATCGGCGACAACTTCGTGTGGGCCCACGACCGGGCGCTGTGGCTGGCCGAGGTGGTGGCGCAGCACTTCGCGGAGACGGGTTCCGTCGAGTTGCCGCACCTGGACGTCGCGGACGTGGACGGGGTCCTCGAACCCGTGGCCTCGCTCGCCGACCTCGAGGCGGGGCGCATCGGGATCACGCAGAAGGTCCTCGTCGGGATGCGCGGGTCCTACGGTGGCGTCCTCATGTTCGGTCTGATCACCACCATGATGGGGATGGCCCTGGTCAATCCGATCTCGATCGGCGCCGGAGTCCTGCTGGGGACCAAGGCGTACCGGGAAGACCGGGAGAGCCGGATCCTGAAGCGGCGGGCCGAGGCGAAGACCGCGATCCGCCGGTTCGCGGACGACGCCAGCTTCCAGGTGGGCAAGGAGTCGAAGGATCGGCTCCGGTCGATCCAGCGGTTGCTGCGTGATCATTTCACCGCGATCGCCGAGCAGGCGCTGCGGTCGATCAACGAGTCGCTGCGGGCCGCGCAGGAGGCGGCGAACCTCGAGTCCACCGAGCGGACCCGCCGCATCGCGCAACTCGAGAAGGATCTGCACGTCGCCTCCGAGCTGAAGCAGCAGGCCGCGCAACTCGTCGCAGGCGACGCGGGAGCGGTCACGGCATGA
- a CDS encoding IniB N-terminal domain-containing protein — translation MATNAVLDFILGLLRDEQAAAAYCANPTDALCAAGLQGVSHADIVSVAPLVAESGLFAGSGADLAAIVNAGAGVVGDVAGGLGAGVGGGLGGGLGAGLGLGGGLGGAVGIGAGAGLGLGAGLGGDFDFAAELAAGLSAALGAALEIGGEIGAQLGAALGAALDAALSLTGGLDLGSALDLGAVISGALGGVLGLGTDLTAQLGTTLTAAITALPVVDVAGGLTGILAPALSIGGDLGAELGAALGAALGSVVDLGGSVDGDILAGLGAGLDLGGVLGTTLGSVLGVDAGLGGSLGGALDAAIGAGGGLGATLDGLLGGDLLGDVAGSLGGVLGTDLSGVLGGALGGVLGAGGDLGADLGGALGATLGSIADLGGGLDLDAILGAGGSLGGALSGLLGGELGVGGDLTAGLGTALDAVLGAGGGLDLGAVLGADGGLGGALSGILGGVLGAGGDVSGDLGGALGGLLGGALDLDGGLGGALSGALDSGLGLDAALGTVLGGALGLDGGLATQLGSTLDAALGAGGVTGIDLGGLLDGGLDLGLGGDLGLGGELTSELTTALSGALGLGGDAGANLGTVLGGALESGLGLGGVLDTGADLGTTISSALGGVLGVDGDATAGLGAALDAVLGADGGVDLGGATDLGGLLGGAFGAGGAAGADLGAALGGVLGGALETGGALDLDSVLGAEGSIGSTLGTALGGVLGADGDLSATLGSALETALEAGGGLDLDSALDADLGLDAAAGVGGALDGALDAGTGLAGGLTSGIDGALGGLLDVGTDVTGNVGGAVGGGVAGGADAAAGIGAGVAAGVGAVADAGADLGGSLGTNLVGGLDTAGGLGAGLTSGLTGGLGGIFETGAGLGSALTGSVGGAVDAVGEAGASVGAVADAGASLDANLGGALDTAANLGGTVGGALDTAANLGGTVGGALDTAANVGGSLGGTVDAAAGIGGDVAGGLEGSVDSAVDATAGLTGGLDATTDAAADLGAGLSGGVGGLGSLGTSVGGALDGAVGGAVDGGAAVGGALDGAASAGGSVAGGGSAGADAGADAGADGSADLGAVGGAVADTTGSIAGGLGSTLGGAVDTGADTWSSIDADNAFGADSGLHADTDGSLFGDTDSSVDLSHDVTGVVDHLEP, via the coding sequence ATGGCTACCAACGCCGTCCTCGACTTCATCCTCGGCCTTCTTCGCGACGAGCAGGCTGCGGCGGCCTACTGCGCCAACCCGACCGACGCGCTGTGCGCTGCCGGCCTGCAGGGTGTGAGCCACGCGGACATCGTCTCCGTCGCTCCCCTGGTCGCGGAGTCGGGTCTGTTCGCGGGCAGTGGAGCCGATCTGGCGGCGATCGTCAACGCCGGTGCCGGCGTCGTCGGTGACGTCGCAGGCGGTCTCGGCGCGGGTGTCGGCGGCGGACTCGGTGGCGGCCTGGGCGCCGGCCTCGGTCTCGGTGGCGGCCTCGGCGGTGCGGTCGGTATCGGTGCCGGCGCAGGCCTCGGTCTGGGCGCCGGCCTGGGCGGCGACTTCGACTTCGCCGCGGAACTCGCGGCCGGTCTGAGCGCCGCGCTCGGTGCCGCACTGGAGATCGGCGGCGAGATCGGTGCGCAGCTCGGTGCCGCGCTGGGTGCGGCTCTTGACGCGGCACTCTCCCTCACCGGTGGCCTCGACCTCGGCAGCGCACTCGACCTCGGCGCCGTGATCAGCGGAGCCCTCGGCGGAGTGCTCGGTCTGGGCACCGACCTGACGGCCCAGCTCGGCACCACCCTCACCGCGGCGATCACGGCCCTGCCGGTGGTCGACGTGGCAGGTGGTCTCACCGGGATCCTCGCGCCGGCACTGTCCATCGGCGGCGACCTCGGCGCCGAGCTGGGTGCGGCTCTCGGTGCCGCCCTCGGAAGCGTCGTCGACCTCGGTGGCAGCGTGGACGGTGACATCCTCGCCGGACTCGGTGCCGGCCTCGACCTCGGTGGCGTGCTCGGAACGACCCTCGGCAGCGTGCTCGGTGTCGACGCCGGTCTCGGTGGCTCGCTGGGCGGTGCCCTCGACGCGGCAATCGGCGCCGGCGGCGGACTGGGCGCGACCCTCGACGGCCTGCTCGGCGGTGACCTGCTCGGCGACGTCGCCGGTTCGCTCGGCGGAGTCCTCGGCACCGACCTCAGCGGGGTCCTCGGTGGCGCGCTCGGCGGTGTCCTCGGTGCGGGCGGCGACCTCGGCGCAGACCTCGGCGGCGCGCTCGGCGCGACGCTCGGTTCGATCGCGGACCTGGGCGGCGGACTGGACCTCGACGCGATCCTCGGTGCGGGCGGCAGCCTCGGCGGTGCCCTGAGCGGTCTGCTCGGCGGCGAACTCGGAGTCGGCGGCGACCTCACGGCCGGTCTCGGCACCGCGCTGGACGCCGTGCTCGGTGCCGGCGGCGGACTCGACCTCGGTGCCGTGCTCGGAGCCGACGGCGGCCTCGGTGGCGCGCTGAGCGGCATCCTCGGCGGCGTCCTCGGCGCCGGCGGCGACGTCAGTGGTGACCTGGGTGGAGCCCTGGGCGGTCTGCTCGGCGGCGCCCTCGACCTGGACGGCGGCCTCGGCGGCGCACTGTCCGGTGCACTCGACAGCGGTCTGGGACTGGACGCCGCACTCGGCACGGTCCTCGGCGGCGCCCTCGGGCTGGACGGTGGCCTGGCCACGCAACTGGGCAGCACCCTCGACGCCGCACTCGGCGCCGGCGGCGTGACGGGCATCGACCTCGGCGGTCTGCTGGACGGCGGACTGGACCTCGGTCTGGGCGGCGACCTCGGCCTCGGCGGCGAACTGACGTCGGAACTGACCACGGCGCTGAGCGGTGCCCTCGGTCTGGGCGGCGACGCAGGCGCGAACCTGGGAACGGTCCTGGGCGGCGCGCTGGAGAGCGGCCTCGGGCTGGGCGGTGTCCTCGACACCGGTGCCGATCTGGGAACCACGATCAGCAGCGCGCTGGGTGGAGTGCTCGGAGTCGACGGTGACGCCACCGCAGGCCTGGGTGCGGCGCTCGACGCGGTGCTCGGCGCGGACGGCGGAGTCGACCTCGGCGGGGCGACCGATCTGGGTGGTCTGCTCGGCGGCGCGTTCGGTGCCGGTGGCGCTGCGGGCGCCGATCTCGGCGCGGCCCTCGGCGGAGTGCTCGGCGGTGCGCTGGAGACCGGCGGCGCCCTCGACCTCGACAGCGTCCTCGGCGCGGAGGGAAGCATCGGCAGCACGCTGGGCACCGCTCTCGGCGGCGTCCTCGGCGCGGACGGCGACCTCAGCGCGACCCTCGGTTCCGCACTGGAAACGGCACTGGAGGCCGGTGGCGGCCTCGATCTCGACTCCGCTCTGGACGCCGACCTCGGACTCGACGCCGCAGCCGGCGTGGGCGGCGCCCTCGACGGTGCGCTCGACGCGGGCACCGGTCTCGCGGGTGGCCTGACCAGCGGCATCGACGGCGCGCTGGGCGGGCTGCTCGACGTCGGCACTGACGTCACGGGCAACGTGGGCGGCGCCGTCGGCGGCGGTGTGGCGGGCGGCGCGGACGCTGCGGCCGGCATCGGTGCCGGTGTCGCGGCGGGTGTCGGCGCGGTTGCCGACGCCGGAGCGGACCTGGGCGGCAGCCTCGGAACCAACCTGGTCGGCGGACTGGACACGGCCGGTGGCCTGGGCGCCGGTCTGACCAGCGGCCTCACCGGTGGTCTCGGCGGAATCTTCGAAACCGGTGCGGGCCTCGGCTCGGCACTGACCGGCAGCGTCGGCGGTGCCGTGGACGCGGTCGGCGAGGCAGGCGCCTCGGTCGGCGCGGTCGCCGACGCCGGTGCGAGCCTGGACGCGAACCTCGGCGGTGCCCTGGACACGGCCGCCAACCTGGGCGGCACGGTCGGTGGCGCCCTGGATACGGCCGCCAACCTGGGCGGCACGGTCGGTGGCGCTCTGGACACGGCCGCGAACGTCGGCGGAAGTCTGGGCGGCACCGTGGACGCCGCTGCCGGAATCGGCGGCGACGTGGCAGGCGGACTCGAAGGCAGCGTGGACAGCGCCGTCGACGCCACCGCCGGTCTTACCGGTGGCCTGGACGCCACCACCGACGCGGCCGCCGACCTCGGCGCCGGACTGTCCGGTGGCGTGGGCGGTCTCGGATCCCTCGGCACCTCGGTCGGCGGCGCCCTCGACGGTGCCGTCGGTGGAGCGGTCGACGGCGGAGCCGCAGTGGGCGGTGCCCTCGACGGCGCAGCGTCCGCCGGTGGCTCGGTCGCGGGTGGCGGATCTGCCGGCGCGGATGCCGGTGCGGACGCCGGCGCGGACGGTTCCGCGGACCTCGGAGCGGTCGGCGGCGCAGTCGCCGACACCACCGGTTCGATCGCCGGCGGCCTGGGATCCACCCTGGGCGGTGCCGTCGACACCGGCGCCGACACCTGGTCGTCGATCGACGCGGACAACGCGTTCGGCGCCGACTCGGGCCTGCACGCAGACACCGACGGTTCGCTGTTCGGCGACACCGACTCCTCGGTGGACCTCTCGCACGACGTCACGGGCGTGGTCGATCACCTCGAGCCGTGA
- a CDS encoding Hsp70 family protein: MAAALGIGVGSVNTVAAVDTDGASVTDAADLTVLSRASVLHLSPDRAPLLGGDGGEPDAVTVSDFANRVGDPVGILTDDGSTYSGEDLVATAVSCIVHEAASGRHGLPATVVAHPTVWPPYTVGVLADALEEAGVADATLVSEAQAVMTWLERTRGTLGDALTVIYDLGGTSLDITLFRSDAHGTETGVLGKPVRSEDFGGAHFDHATMQYVLGNVAEEFGDIDPFAPDTVAALTRLRTRCTAAKEALSSDTEATIGIELPGISTDVRLVRSELEDLIREPLQDSVTLVRESIHAAGLESSDVTQVVLTGGSAAIPLVAELLSAELRVPVVAAERPGHTAALGAALLAADRDAGRAAAPTVARMPVVVPTAAPASAAPAAAPAVESDADTVVLPARPPAPRPVDPAPTGMSRKKKAGIISASVAAIALLAAGGLSLGTAFDVAPASSSGSTTSQSSGTSAGAAATSGVPAEAAATGAVAPGTEAAGVAAATGVPGTAAGVATPVAAPGTVPPGTVAPAAAPPVAAAPGTAPAPAAAAPAPAPAPAAPAPAPAPAPAPSVPSDGGAAIANTIVGGAGAVGDTVTGVGDTVGGVVGGVTGLVPGVLGNGG, from the coding sequence ATGGCTGCAGCGCTCGGCATCGGTGTCGGATCGGTCAACACGGTGGCCGCCGTCGACACGGACGGGGCGAGCGTGACGGATGCCGCCGACCTCACCGTCCTGTCCCGCGCAAGCGTTCTGCACCTCTCCCCCGACCGCGCACCCCTCCTCGGCGGCGACGGCGGCGAACCGGACGCCGTGACGGTGTCCGACTTCGCGAACCGCGTGGGCGACCCGGTCGGGATCCTCACCGACGACGGCTCGACCTACTCCGGCGAAGACCTCGTCGCCACCGCCGTGAGCTGCATCGTGCACGAGGCGGCATCCGGCAGGCACGGTCTCCCGGCCACCGTCGTCGCCCACCCGACCGTCTGGCCGCCGTACACCGTCGGGGTCCTCGCCGACGCGCTCGAGGAGGCCGGCGTCGCGGACGCCACCCTCGTGTCGGAGGCGCAGGCGGTGATGACGTGGCTCGAACGGACCCGCGGCACCCTCGGCGACGCGCTGACCGTCATCTACGACCTCGGCGGCACCTCACTCGACATCACCCTGTTCCGTTCGGACGCACACGGCACGGAGACCGGCGTCCTCGGCAAGCCGGTGCGGTCCGAGGACTTCGGCGGCGCCCACTTCGACCACGCCACCATGCAGTACGTCCTCGGCAACGTCGCCGAGGAGTTCGGCGACATCGACCCGTTCGCCCCCGACACCGTCGCCGCGCTGACCCGCCTGCGGACCCGGTGCACCGCGGCGAAGGAGGCACTGTCCTCCGACACCGAGGCCACCATCGGCATCGAACTGCCCGGCATCTCCACCGATGTGCGCCTCGTCCGCTCGGAACTCGAAGACCTCATCCGCGAACCCCTGCAGGACTCGGTGACCCTGGTCCGCGAGAGCATCCACGCCGCCGGTCTCGAATCCAGCGACGTCACCCAGGTGGTGCTCACCGGTGGCAGCGCCGCCATCCCGCTCGTCGCCGAACTCCTGTCCGCGGAGCTGCGGGTTCCCGTCGTCGCGGCCGAACGTCCGGGCCACACCGCCGCCCTGGGTGCGGCGCTGCTCGCCGCCGACCGGGATGCGGGACGCGCCGCCGCCCCGACCGTCGCGCGGATGCCGGTCGTCGTTCCCACCGCCGCGCCCGCGTCGGCAGCGCCCGCCGCCGCCCCGGCTGTCGAGTCGGACGCCGACACCGTCGTCCTCCCCGCCCGGCCGCCCGCACCGAGACCCGTCGACCCCGCCCCCACCGGGATGTCGCGCAAGAAGAAGGCCGGGATCATCTCCGCGTCCGTCGCCGCCATCGCCCTGCTCGCCGCGGGCGGGCTGTCGCTCGGCACGGCCTTCGACGTCGCACCGGCGTCCAGTTCGGGTTCGACCACCTCGCAGTCGTCGGGCACGTCGGCGGGTGCGGCCGCCACGTCCGGTGTTCCGGCGGAGGCCGCCGCGACGGGCGCCGTCGCACCCGGCACCGAGGCCGCGGGTGTCGCCGCCGCGACCGGGGTTCCCGGCACCGCGGCCGGCGTCGCGACTCCGGTCGCCGCACCCGGCACCGTCCCACCCGGCACCGTCGCACCTGCCGCGGCCCCACCGGTTGCCGCGGCGCCCGGCACCGCCCCGGCCCCCGCCGCCGCGGCGCCTGCACCGGCACCGGCACCCGCTGCTCCCGCACCGGCACCTGCGCCCGCTCCGGCACCGAGCGTTCCGTCCGACGGCGGCGCCGCGATCGCCAACACCATCGTCGGTGGTGCCGGCGCGGTCGGCGACACGGTCACCGGGGTGGGCGACACGGTCGGCGGCGTCGTCGGCGGAGTCACCGGACTGGTGCCCGGCGTCCTCGGCAACGGCGGATAG
- a CDS encoding LuxR C-terminal-related transcriptional regulator: MSSLPSPLPPTELADLDGPQLSALALVLLGSDLDETVVARVLDVEPDRARAAVDALRSDGWVDERDTLVLDRTHLTTTLGENRLHTLARRLLAHHVDGGTLTLPVARAVAATGTPSDELSQFLCAQAELAEPAVAVALYAEAGRVGRLRDGAVVAHAEASALNGDLDTAVGLADSVLERSATVDGPELAAAVRISAAGAAFCGMIDRSAELYAWLGADRAGADASVAASVLVVAGRLDDAEAVLATSAGAPPTAATAGAALVATGLVQSVSASANAALNSLTRALSLPGRASRPRMLPDSPAAITALAALHCGELAHADAVLIRARDAERPGSVTANRHQLLTAWTSMVRGDLTSAQSRLDGLDAATMHQRDLLFVHGLRVGLARRTGDNAALLQAWAGAQGVLAEYSVDLLSLLPLGELWLTAIRVGEPGRITHLVEDARSLLRTLGEPAMWGSALHWYGVQASILAECPADLMPHARALGEAAKVSPYASGLATAGRAWLRVLQGDIDAASVEDAARTLDRIGLPWDGARLAGEAALRASDTRVATTLLQVARALRQPTSAGNGADSAVVPSPNTPGSLTDREAEVADLLVQGLTYREIGSRLYISAKTIEHHVARIRRRLGAGSRSELLSMLRAMGHGSAASPPVSTS; this comes from the coding sequence GTGTCCTCGCTGCCCTCACCGCTTCCTCCCACCGAACTCGCGGACCTCGACGGCCCGCAACTCTCCGCTCTCGCACTGGTTCTGCTCGGCAGCGACCTCGACGAGACCGTGGTCGCCCGGGTACTCGATGTCGAACCCGACCGCGCCCGCGCCGCAGTCGACGCGCTCCGTTCGGACGGCTGGGTCGACGAACGGGACACGCTGGTTCTCGATCGCACGCATCTCACGACGACGCTCGGCGAGAACCGCCTGCACACGCTGGCCCGCCGCCTGCTCGCCCATCACGTCGACGGCGGAACGCTCACGCTGCCCGTCGCCCGCGCGGTGGCCGCGACCGGCACACCCAGCGACGAGCTGAGCCAATTCCTTTGCGCCCAGGCCGAACTCGCCGAACCGGCCGTCGCCGTCGCGTTGTACGCCGAAGCCGGACGGGTCGGCAGGCTCCGCGACGGCGCCGTCGTCGCGCATGCCGAGGCGAGCGCCCTGAACGGTGACCTCGACACCGCCGTCGGCCTGGCCGATTCCGTCCTCGAACGATCCGCGACCGTCGACGGTCCGGAACTCGCTGCGGCCGTGCGCATTTCGGCAGCGGGCGCCGCGTTCTGCGGCATGATCGACCGCAGCGCCGAACTGTATGCCTGGCTCGGTGCGGACCGGGCGGGCGCCGACGCCTCCGTCGCCGCCTCCGTCCTCGTGGTCGCGGGCCGGCTCGACGACGCCGAAGCCGTCCTCGCGACGAGCGCTGGCGCACCCCCCACCGCCGCCACCGCCGGCGCGGCCCTCGTCGCGACCGGACTCGTGCAGTCGGTGTCCGCGTCCGCGAATGCGGCACTGAACTCACTGACCCGCGCCCTGTCGCTGCCCGGCCGCGCGTCGCGGCCGCGGATGCTGCCCGACTCCCCCGCCGCGATCACCGCCCTCGCCGCACTCCACTGCGGCGAACTCGCCCACGCGGACGCCGTCCTCATCCGCGCCCGGGACGCTGAGCGCCCCGGCAGTGTCACCGCGAACCGGCACCAACTGCTCACCGCGTGGACGTCGATGGTCCGCGGCGACCTCACGTCGGCGCAGTCCCGGCTCGACGGTCTCGACGCCGCGACGATGCACCAGCGCGATCTGCTGTTCGTCCACGGCCTGCGGGTTGGGCTGGCGCGGCGCACCGGCGACAACGCGGCGCTGCTCCAGGCGTGGGCGGGCGCGCAGGGGGTGCTCGCCGAATACTCGGTGGACCTGCTGAGCCTGCTGCCGCTCGGCGAACTGTGGCTCACCGCGATCCGCGTCGGCGAACCCGGCCGGATCACCCACCTCGTCGAGGACGCCCGGTCGTTGCTGCGGACCCTCGGCGAACCGGCGATGTGGGGATCGGCCCTGCACTGGTACGGCGTGCAGGCCTCGATCCTCGCCGAATGCCCCGCCGATCTGATGCCGCACGCCCGCGCACTCGGTGAGGCCGCCAAGGTCAGCCCGTACGCGTCCGGGCTCGCCACCGCCGGTCGCGCCTGGCTGCGCGTGCTGCAGGGCGACATCGACGCCGCCTCCGTCGAGGACGCCGCCCGCACCCTCGACCGGATCGGCCTGCCGTGGGACGGCGCGCGCCTCGCCGGTGAGGCCGCGCTGCGCGCCTCCGACACCAGGGTGGCGACCACCCTGCTGCAGGTCGCGCGGGCCCTGCGCCAGCCGACGTCCGCCGGCAACGGCGCCGACTCCGCGGTCGTGCCGAGCCCGAACACCCCGGGGTCGCTCACCGACCGCGAGGCGGAGGTCGCCGACCTGCTCGTCCAGGGGCTGACGTACCGGGAGATCGGGTCGCGCCTCTACATCTCCGCGAAGACGATCGAGCATCACGTCGCCCGGATCCGGCGGCGACTGGGCGCCGGGTCGCGCTCGGAACTGTTGTCGATGCTGCGTGCGATGGGCCACGGGTCTGCGGCTTCGCCACCCGTGAGTACTTCTTAA